In one Hoplias malabaricus isolate fHopMal1 chromosome X1, fHopMal1.hap1, whole genome shotgun sequence genomic region, the following are encoded:
- the LOC136675488 gene encoding fibronectin type III domain-containing protein 7-like, with product MVNTNYDVISNTALVGWSDNDGSVSFVALLQGNGSSTSCSTTGTNCTFTKLTCGLTYSITVKAVSNHCNSSWSQSAEFQTVPCASGNVSASWQCANRSAVVMWAPILNVNLYSVMALGRDGDVKQCNSSTSSCQLSQMHCGQTYNITVTPYTIYSGVSSAALSFDTGPCAPTNLSVALQCQSNLGTASWLPSVGAESYVATATAPDGHTHTCSSSSTSCVFTDFHCGESYSVTVAAVKQGCTSDPSIAVVIRTAPCPPANISAAVDCNTNTGHISWSSAAGAMLYTAQLMAGNGHSTSCSTNASSCVVMLDCGQIYTAVVLGSTDTCNSSQSTSLQFHSAPCSPTHTLASLNCTSNSATISWNASLGGTSYLVNAVGSSGYNTSCSSTNPQCSIASLQCGQDYSISVTAQSNNCSSPASQTITFSAAPCPNTNLQASLVCSSSVAFVSWTLGSGTQLSNVMLQSIQNQQQFSCISNGSSCSTSTLPCGQLYKVTVTGNNQNCSTPSGVVAVIETAPCAPTGITVTETCDSNMTTVSWSASTGNVAYYVASADAGSGLTLTCNSSSTSCDITGLTCGQVYNVSVSAYGNGCVGGRSLPYSLKTAPCAPQAVKFQLVTCPSSNLSVSWQPSSGALSYRAEAVTFPGHLLSCRSTDTSCVIPGLSCGLIYEVSVVAMGDTCNSSYSISSQVRTDPCSPSKVNTVVNCSTNTATLSWTPPGFIGAIYRATAVNIMTSSSIVGCNSTNSSCTLTGLACGAMYNVTVTATENNCSVPSAMSSFFTAPCVPILSGVSLDCSSGSALAVWSGSGGADQYYVSAVDSQGGVLSCNNTQTLSCTVWGLHCGRTYTFSVTAAQGQCTSSASNTLQTKTASCPAQAIQTTIDCHNSTASVSWAPGVGAVSHSVLLQSSDGHTYICNSTTSSCSVTNLPCGQTYSVTVAALGQNCSSVYSTGSPVSTAPCAPQNVSATVNCSSNSATVLWQSSQGATYYFVTATSSNGQTTNCTSTSTSCSLPPLVCGQNYTITVMAKDSNCTSASSTPVHLQTVWNQALDQLWWFGQGQVEQTSTMSLQWTVRVEC from the exons ATGGTGAACACCAACTATGATGTCATATCCAACACTGCTCTTGTCGGCTGGAGTGACAACGATGGGAGCGTTTCATTTGTTGCCCTGCTGCAGGGAAATGGGTCCAGTACCTCCTGCAGCACCACAGGAACAAACTGCACCTTTACCAAGCTGACATGCGGCCTGACCTACAGCATCACCGTGAAAGCAGTTTCTAATCACTGCAACAGCAGCTGGAGTCAGTCAGCTGAATTTCAGACAG TGCCCTGTGCTTCTGGGAACGTGAGCGCCTCATGGCAGTGTGCTAACAGAAGTGCAGTAGTGATGTGGGCTCCCATTTTAAACGTGAATCTTTATAGTGTGATGGCACTggggagagatggagatgtTAAACAGTGTAACTCCAGCACCAGCAGCTGCCAGCTCAGCCAGATGCATTGTGGGCAAACCTACAACATCACTGTGACACCGTATACAATCTACTCAGGAGTCAGCAGCGCAGCACTTAGCTTTGACACAG GTCCTTGTGCTCCCACTAACCTCTCTGTGGCTTTGCAGTGTCAGAGCAATCTAGGCACTGCCTCCTGGCTGCCCTCTGTAGGGGCTGAGTCCTATGTCGCCACAGCAACGGCCCcagatggacacacacacacctgtagctcctcctccaccagctgCGTTTTCACTGACTTCCACTGTGGGGAATCCTACTCAGTGACTGTAGCGGCTGTGAAACAGGGTTGTACAAGTGACCCCAGCATCGCGGTGGTGATAAGAACAG CTCCATGTCCCCCTGCAAATATATCAGCCGCTGTGGACTgcaacacaaacactggtcACATTTCCtggagcagtgctgctggtgcGATGCTCTACACTGCCCAGCTGATGGCAGGAAATGGGCATAGCACTTCATGTTCAACAAATGCCAGTTCCTGTGTGGTCATGTTGGACTGTGGGCAGATCTACACAGCCGTGGTGTTAGGATCTACAGATACCTGTAACAGCTCACAGTCCACCAGCCTTCAGTTCCATTCTG CTCCTTGCTCCCCCACTCATACCTTAGCCAGTTTAAACTGTACCTCCAACTCTGCCACCATTTCCTGGAATGCATCGCTTGGTGGGACCTCATATTTGGTGaatgctgtgggcagctctGGATACAACACGTCCTGCAGCAGCACAAATCCACAGTGCTCTATCGCTAGCCTTCAGTGTGGTCAGGATTACAGCATCAGTGTCACAGCTCAGAGCAACAACTGCTCCAGTCCTGCCAGCCAAACCATCACCTTCAGCGCAG CACCTTGCCCCAACACCAACCTCCAAGCCTCACTGGTCTGCAGCTCCAGTGTTGCATTTGTCTCCTGGACACTCGGCAGTGGGACACAACTTTCAAATGTAATGCTTCAGTCCATCCAGAACCAACAGCAGTTCAGTTGCATTTCTAATGGGTCTTCCTGTAGCACCAGCACCCTGCCATGTGGTCAACTCTACAAAGTCACTGTGACAGGAAACAACCAGAACTGCTCCACCCCCTCTGGTGTTGTAGCCGTCATAGAGACAG CACCCTGTGCTCCCACTGGAATAACAGTGACAGAGACATGTGACTCAAATATGACCACAGTGTCCTGGTCTGCCTCTACTGGAAACGTGGCGTATTATGTTGCATCAGCTGATGCTGGCAGTGGACTGACACTGACCTGCAACTCAAGCAGCACGTCTTGTGACATCACTGGCCTGACATGTGGTCAGGTATACAACGTGTCCGTCTCGGCCTATGGAAATGGATGTGTGGGTGGAAGAAGCTTACCATACAGTCTCAAAACAG CACCCTGCGCTCCTCAGGCTGTGAAGTTCCAGCTAGTGACCTGTCCATCAAGCAACCTGAGCGTGTCCTGGCAACCCAGCAGTGGAGCACTAAGCTACCGCGCCGAAGCTGTAACATTCCCTGGGCATCTTCTTAGTTGTCGCTCCACCGATACGTCTTGTGTCATCCCCGGCCTTAGCTGTGGGCTGATCTATGAAGTCAGCGTGGTTGCCATGGGTGACACTTGCAATAGTTCCTACAGCATCAGCTCGCAAGTCAGAACAG ACCCCTGCTCCCCAAGCAAAGTCAATACCGTGGTTAATTGCTCCACCAACACTGCCACCTTGTCATGGACCCCTCCGGGTTTCATAGGAGCAATTTACAGAGCTACTGCAGTCAACATCATGACATCGTCCTCTATAGTGGGATGCAACAGCACCAACTCTAGCTGTACTCTCACAGGTCTAGCGTGTGGAGCTATGTAcaatgtcactgtcacagcaACTGAAAACAACTGCTCTGTACCTTCCGCCATGTCCTCCTTTTTTACAG CTCCTTGTGTGCCCATTCTAAGTGGTGTAAGTCTGGACTGTAGCTCTGGATCAGCTCTGGCGGTTTGGTCAGGGTCAGGTGGAGCAGACCAGTACTATGTGTCTGCAGTGGACAGTCAGGGTGGAGTACTAAGCTGCAACAACACACAAACGCTCTCATGTACAGTGTGGGGACTCCACTGTGGTCGAACGTACACTTTCAGTGTGACAGCAGCACAAGGGCAGTGCACCAGCTCAGCCAGCAACACCCTGCAGACAAAGACAG CCTCCTGCCCTGCACAGGCAATCCAGACCACAATAGACTGCCATAACAGCACCGCCAGTGTCTCCTGGGCTCCTGGTGTCGGCGCTGTTTCACATTCAGTCTTGCTGCAGAGTTCAGACGGACACACATACATCTGCAACAGCACCACCTCCAGCTGCAGTGTCACTAACCTGCCCTGTGGACAGACATATTCTGTTACAGTGGCTGCACTGGGTCAGAACTGCAGCAGTGTTTACAGCACAGGATCCCCAGTCAGCACAG CTCCTTGTGCACCTCAAAACGTCTCAGCCACTGTGAACTGCAGCAGCAACAGCGCAACAGTTCTCTGGCAAAGCAGCCAAGGGGCGACATATTACTTTGTAACGGCCACCAGCAGCAACGGGCAAACAACAAACTGTACCTCCACCAGCACGTCTTGTTCCCTCCCACCTCTGGTCTGTGGACAGAACTACACAATCACAGTGATGGCAAAGGACAGCAACTGCACTAGTGCCTCCAGCACACCTGTCCATCTTCAGACAG TTTGGAATCAAGCTTTGGATCAGCTCTGGTGGTTTGGTCAGGGTCAGGTGGAGCAGACCAGTACTATGTCTCTGCAGTGGACAGTCAGGGTGGAGTGCTAA
- the LOC136675489 gene encoding fibronectin type III domain-containing protein 7-like: protein MFLQPGEPSTVPYSTSSVASVTSISVDYSCTNNVATVSWSPVTGARSYRAVASGINGTSLTCSSNGTSCPIIGLGCGQPYTVQIVSIADCETTSNISYTFDTVPCPPQNLKLYRECLSNVIIFSWAPTNDASYYIAKSVDTNGVVNECVTQTTSCFFTQTDCGQTYNFTVHSVFSGAWACSAMETLPISVSTGKSQPVSSPSSAPCLPQNVRTSATSCLSDSLITTWDPAPGALSYFVLAQGSRDSVYNCTSQGTSCVMTNVVCGQSLSVWITASNNECTTNILLADVAETIPCAPQDVSLASTCGSYSLTLSWLTSNNAIFYTAKAVLPDSSISSCSTMDNQCEITGLQCGQTYEAFVMSTNFICNSTDSQHIIVKTAPCAPVNVQAVKDCHWNTATVQWQGQQPGGSYVARLVDNEGAVLNCSTSSNICSVPNLRCGHTYNITVRQMDTNCSSLPSTSVLLDSAPCAPQNVSTVLACDTNSLNVSWSPAVTSLSYTAIGVWNGVTVLSCSSQNNSCNMQGLQCGQQYNVTHMNYP from the exons ATGTTTCTGCAGCCTGGAGAGCCATCCACTGTCCCCTACTCCACCAGTT CTGTTGCTTCGGTGACATCCATTTCGGTGGACTACAGCTGTACTAACAATGTGGCAACCGTAAGCTGGAGTCCTGTCACAGGGGCTAGATCATACCGTGCAGTGGCCAGTGGCATTAATGGAACATCCCTGACCTGTTCCTCCAATGGCACGTCCTGCCCGATTATTGGACTTGGATGTGGACAACCCTACACTGTACAAATCGTCAGCATCGCCGACTGCGAGACGACCTCAAACATCAGCTACACTTTTGACACAG TCCCTTGCCCACCCCAGAACTTGAAGCTTTACCGCGAGTGTCTCAGCAATGTGATCATATTTTCATGGGCTCCTACCAACGACGCATCATATTACATTGCCAAGTCTGTGGACACGAATGGGGTGGTGAACGAGTGTGTGACCCAGACAACTTCATGCTTCTTCACCCAAACGGACTGCGGACAGACGTACAatttcactgtccactctgtgttctctggtgcTTGGGCCTGCAGTGCCATGGAGACCTTGCCAATTTCAGTTAGCACAGGTAAGAGCCAGCCAG TGTCCTCCCCTTCCTCAGCACCCTGTTTACCCCAGAACGTTCGCACCTCTGCAACAAGCTGTTTGTCAGACAGTTTGATCACCACCTGGGACCCAGCTCCAGGAGCCCTCAGCTACTTCGTACTGGCACAGGGTAGCCGTGATAGCGTCTACAACTGCACATCCCAGGGCACAAGCTGTGTGATGACGAATGTGGTGTGTGGTCAGAGTCTGAGTGTGTGGATCACCGCTTCAAACAACGAGTGCACTACTAACATCCTGCTGGCAGATGTGGCTGAaacaa TTCCCTGTGCTCCTCAGGACGTTTCATTGGCGAGCACCTGTGGCTCCTACTCCCTTACACTCAGCTGGCTGACCAGCAACAATGCCATCTTCTACACAGCTAAAGCTGTGCTTCCTGACTCCTCAATCAGCTCCTGTAGCACCATGGACAATCAGTGTGAGATCACAGGTCTCCAGTGTGGACAAACCTATGAGGCTTTTGTCATGTCAACCAACTTCATCTGCAACAGCACAGACAGTCAGCACATCATTGTAAAAACCG CCCCCTGTGCTCCAGTGAATGTGCAGGCCGTGAAGGACTGTCACTGGAATACAGCTACAGTGCAGTGGCAAGGACAGCAGCCTGGAGGCTCCTATGTTGCACGTTTGGTGGATAACGAAGGAGCTGTGCTCAACTGTAGCACCAGCAGCAATATCTGCAGTGTCCCTAACTTGCGTTGTGGGCACACCTACAACATCACTGTCAGGCAGAtggacacaaactgcagcagctTGCCTTCCACGTCCGTTCTGTTAGATTCAG CCCCATGTGCCCCTCAAAATGTGTCCACTGTACTTGCATGTGACACTAACTCTCTGAATGTGAGCTGGAGCCCTGCTGTCACGTCCCTGAGCTATACTGCCATCGGCGTATGGAACGGAGTGACTGTGCTTTCCTGCAGCTCACAGAATAACAGCTGCAACATGCAAGGACTTCAGTGTGGTCAGCAGTACAATGTCACT CACATGAACTACCCTTAA